A single window of Candidatus Desulfatibia profunda DNA harbors:
- a CDS encoding SagB/ThcOx family dehydrogenase produces the protein MLSYLTRREILKKITKYLMALFFIPFFSVKKAMAGKVDATTGKERQMNLPKPRLKGEVSVEEAIKHRRTVRSYLSKPLTLEQFSQIFWAAQGITEDRGYKRSAPSGGALYPMDIYAVVGDNGVKDLKAGIYHYEPHQHAVALITEGDLRKDVAGTAFSQMWMAGAPLYLVITSEYSRITSKYGTRGERYAMIEAGHVGQNIFLQAEALGLRAGIVGAFHDNDVIRIMKINRSHEPLLILPVGYGT, from the coding sequence ATGCTGAGCTATCTTACAAGAAGAGAGATCTTAAAAAAAATTACCAAATATCTTATGGCACTTTTTTTTATACCTTTTTTCTCTGTCAAAAAAGCCATGGCCGGAAAGGTAGACGCCACGACCGGGAAGGAGCGCCAGATGAACCTACCGAAACCCAGATTAAAAGGAGAAGTCTCTGTCGAGGAGGCCATTAAACATCGCAGGACCGTTCGGTCATATCTATCAAAACCTTTAACCCTGGAACAGTTTTCACAGATTTTCTGGGCCGCACAGGGTATCACCGAAGACAGGGGCTATAAACGGTCGGCTCCGTCGGGTGGGGCTTTATACCCTATGGATATTTATGCCGTTGTAGGTGATAATGGAGTGAAAGATCTAAAGGCGGGTATCTATCATTATGAGCCTCATCAGCATGCGGTAGCGTTGATCACAGAAGGAGACCTCAGAAAGGATGTGGCCGGGACAGCGTTCTCACAGATGTGGATGGCCGGAGCCCCCCTATACCTGGTGATTACTTCAGAGTATAGCCGGATTACAAGCAAGTACGGTACCAGGGGAGAAAGGTATGCAATGATCGAGGCCGGTCATGTCGGGCAAAATATCTTTCTCCAGGCGGAGGCCCTTGGTTTAAGAGCCGGGATCGTGGGAGCTTTTCATGACAATGATGTGATCCGGATCATGAAGATCAACAGATCCCATGAACCCCTGCTCATCCTGCCCGTGGGATATGGGACGTAA
- a CDS encoding flavin reductase family protein encodes MRNLDYMTVAESAMKQIRKGAFLTVKAGDALNTMTIGWATIGVVWSKPIFMIAVRDSRHTFGILEQAADFTVSVPLTDMHAKVMFCGTKSGRDMDKFKECDLKIANARQVVSPIIDTPGIHFECKIVYKSAMDPAHLIADYETLYPAKDYHTLYFGEILECYEI; translated from the coding sequence ATGCGAAATTTAGATTATATGACCGTTGCTGAAAGCGCCATGAAACAAATCAGAAAAGGCGCTTTTCTGACGGTAAAAGCCGGCGACGCTCTGAACACCATGACCATCGGCTGGGCCACCATTGGTGTTGTCTGGAGCAAACCGATTTTTATGATCGCTGTACGGGACTCCCGGCATACCTTCGGCATATTAGAACAGGCCGCCGATTTTACCGTATCTGTCCCATTGACCGACATGCATGCTAAGGTCATGTTCTGCGGCACCAAATCCGGCCGGGATATGGACAAGTTCAAGGAGTGCGACTTGAAAATTGCAAATGCCCGGCAGGTTGTTTCGCCCATCATTGACACCCCCGGCATCCACTTTGAATGTAAGATCGTTTATAAGAGCGCCATGGATCCGGCCCATTTGATTGCAGACTACGAAACCCTCTATCCGGCAAAGGATTATCATACCCTCTATTTCGGTGAAATCCTGGAATGCTATGAAATCTAA
- a CDS encoding DUF2196 domain-containing protein, protein MNKSINILTQSPTHSHGIKVRLESGEVGRVKEILE, encoded by the coding sequence ATAAATAAGTCAATAAATATCCTAACCCAATCACCGACTCATTCTCATGGGATCAAAGTCCGCCTGGAGAGCGGTGAAGTCGGACGGGTGAAGGAAATATTAGAATAA